In the Chaetodon trifascialis isolate fChaTrf1 chromosome 15, fChaTrf1.hap1, whole genome shotgun sequence genome, GCTACAGAAAGTCTTGACATACTACCAAACACACTGGAACATGGACACAGGATGGAGGGATGTGTAAAGGaggtagaaaaataaaaaggcaggGGGAGAAAATCTAATGAGGTGTAGCTTGACGGATGGATGATACTGATGTCCTGATGGTCCTATAGATCATTTCACTGGAATTCCATTGATAAGAAACAGATCCAAGCTTATTTCCAGTCGGCGAACCTTATTAGCTGACATGAAGCATGAAATAAACTTGGAGCTATTTAGAATGCTTGTATCAAACTATGAAATGATCCATAGCTTGAGGGAATTTTTTTCCTTACTGTCCTTCCTTCTAcgcttctctcccctctctctcacagcagcagagtggcaGGGTGACGGCAGGATCACATCAGATACCAGGCAGCCAATCCAGCCAGAGCAGCAAACCAAGTAGCAAACAGGACCTGTCCTGTTGGGTGTCGCAGTACGGCCATGGCGAGCTGACAGGCGTATGCCATTCCACCCGACGCCGCTGTGCCGCACAGGGAGcatgaaaaagaggaaacaaacttACATTCTCACCATGACTTTATTTAAAGAGTTTCATGTTATTTCTATATTATATACAGTAGCACAATGCTTAAAGAGAGCAGTATAAAAGCATACCCATTTTGGTGGCATAGTAGGGACACTTGCTGATGTCTCCACCCATTGCTCCATGGACGGGCACGCCAGCATCTAAAACATCCTCCTGGATGGTTTTACCAATCTCTTCCAACTCCTCGAACACCTGCCAGCACAAACATGGAGTATGTAAGGTTACCAAGCTTGTGGCGTACTCTATATTCCAGAGACCGTTCAACAACCAGACTGTTTTGGATTTTCTGAATTTCTGTTTGGGCTTATCCAGCAAACACCTGAAAAATCATAATCAATAAAACAGTCCTGATACAGACTGTATAACACTGCCCACAAGGGtaatagatccccctaaatcctacagATTGCAGTTTTAATGGAAAATCTGACATAGAAGTCTCAATAAAAACCCATTTCAAATGTCACTTGATCAGAATAACCTCAGATGATGACAGTGCCATCAGTAATAAATACCTTCAATCGGTCTAAAAAAAttcattaaatgttcaaaatggacacaaaaagcagaaatgatgcttcaccaccaccaccaccaccaccaacaggGAACAGATTCTTCTCTCTACCTCTGGTCCCTCTCCCTGGCCTCTTACCTCCATGTTGAACTGGAAGGCCTTGACAGCCTCATCAACcagctttttctttatttccatgtcCAGTTCCAGCTCGTTCATGCGACTGCGGTACAGCTGCTTGAATGATTTGGCACTATGGATGGCATCAAACTGATAGAATTCCAGGCCCTCCCCTGTGGGCGGCAGCTTCATGGCTCTCTGCGCCACCTTCTTCAGCACCTGGCCCCCGGACAGGTCCCCCATGTAGCGGGTATAGGCGTGGGCCACCAGCAGCACTGGGTCCTCCTGCCCTACTTGATGAATACGGTCCACATAGCCTTGGGTGGCCTGGGAGCAGCTGACTTTGCTCTGCCAGTCAGGACCGTAAAAGTACTCAAGGTCACGGGCCAGAGCTTCGTGGcggtgcagctctgcaggaaaaTATAGAGGGGCAATGTGGGGGTGGTCTTTGTTCCTTTCaatctcctcctccatggctGTATAAGTATAGTAGAGTGCCACAGCACCAAGCTGGGGAAGCAAGAAGGAAAAGTTAGTAGGTAATTGTTTGTCTCCTCTTTCCATTtgtctttgcttctttttttccacacactTATTACATATGTTTACTCATCTCGTTTGTTTACTAAAGCACTCTataacattaaaatgtgaaagttTCCCCCTGACTTTTTTCAGGCTAACCTTGAAGAGCTCTTTGCGGATGCGTCCCCTGAGGAAATCTTTCACAAACGGGGTGTTCTCAGCCTTCTCGTGAACCTCCTTGGTCCCTGCTGCCAGCATCTCAGACAGATCTTCTGGgctgggaaaagaaaaaagaaaaattggaGGTACAGTATAatgttgatgaagatgatgattgTCACAATACTGGTGGGAGATTTACCTGAGGGCATCTTCTTTTTCCTCATAAACAGGACTTGCTCCATTGGACACATTTGCTGATGTCTCCATTTTCTCTGCTGACATTAGTGCTGTGTTCCTGTCTGCCAGTTACTTCACCCTAAAATCAGTGAAAGACCTCAGATTAAcattatatttctatttacatttaaataGCGTCAGGCAAATGATAAGTTTCATCATACTGCACATGTTTCTgaatcttgaaaaaaaaagtttgaagtTTAAATATAATGCTTACAGTTTTGATCAAGGCATTTACAATAGTAACTTGTGTCAGATTGCATGTTGTGTCCTAACAATGACCTACACACATTGCTGCTACACTCAACCAACATTACACAACCACTTTTTTAGTCTaaacaacagacaacaacaacaacaacaggctgCAGTGTTCCCTGTGGTTCTGGAGGTCTGTACAGCTGCACATGTGTTGTACtccaaaacaataacaacacaacacaacacaacacaacacaacacagggGCAACATAAACTATTCATTCCCTGAAGAAGTACATGTTATgcagagtcagagagaaaggACACCCAGCATAATGTAGACCAAACACAATCACACTAAATTCTCTATTACTCTGATCAGGTCCATACTCAGCAAATTGAGGCAGTTACCAATATTACACGTATTTAGCTGCATAATTATCCTTTAAAATTCCCTTTGGATGTTAAGGTAATCCAGTGCCTCTAGCCACAAATAACATTTAAACAAGAAATGTACATTCAATGGCAGTATGTATTAATCCTTACCCAAGAGGCAGCACAGGTCTGTTGTCCCTGAGATGACGGTCAAAGGAAAGACACCTTCTCTCAGTTAATTCTGCTGCTTTCAGACTTTGACCTTATATACTCTGAGAGGGAGACAGGGCAATGTCAGAGTGAGAGCTAATACAGCCAGACAGGGGCTGGCTTGATTTACATGGCAATGACTGCCTTCAAGGCTTGAACTACATGAACACAACCAGACAAAAAGCAGCTCACACATCACGAAAACAGGCCTTCTGGCGTTTACCAGAAGTCTCAAAGAATAACTAGTGGATGCAGCTAGCTAGTCTCTGAGACGAGTTAAAGTGATTTAATTCAGTTGAGTTCCTCACTGTAATCAGAAATCCACCTTTTATAGAGATACAAATGAACGTATTGCTTGCTATGCCTGACTGTGCGTCGTATTACTCGCTAGGAGCATAATTTTGTCAGCAACAGCTAACTTTACTAGATGACGCTAGCTAAATtggctaacagctagctagcaTTTCAACAAGCTAACAAACTTAAGACTGGACGAGCAGCGTTACATTACATTGCAGGGTGAACGAGTTTATACACCCATTTAACTTATATTATCAGGTTAGAAGGCTTTGGTATCACACTGACATTACAAACCTTCACCCCACCACTGTACAGAGGAGTCCAGTTTACTCCAAGTGAGCCTGGAGACGACACTGCTCGTCAAACTCCGCCTCCACCCGGCTGCTCGCAGTCACGTGCTCCCACACAGGAAATGCGAGAACGCAGACTGGTAAAGTTGTAGTTTTCCCTGCTGCTACTGCTAAGACTAGGACTACAAACACTGCCACTACTTCTAACAATAGGAATTATATCAATTGCTATTACTGCCATAAAGTCGTGGAGTTAAAGAACATGGATTTCTTGTGCAAAATCCACATGGTAGTGACAACCAAGTGTGCAGTGCAAGTTTGCAGGTAATATCATATTAGTGTGCTGTTATATTTTACTGACAATATTGCATCATGTCACACATCACAAAGAGCACATCAGCAGGATAGAAAAGAATAACCACCAGATGGCATTCCAACCAAGCAAATACCATGATTCACAGGTTACTGTTTCATAGTGTGAATATATATAATATTGTTGCTAATCTTGTATTTTAAGTGATTCTGAAAGTGCACCAAATGTGTAATATTACTTaattgtgtttgcttgttttatgcaggatctgtttctgtttattccCAACAAAACTGATCCATCGTTCCTGAAAGCGAATTcatattttattgtcttttaaatTGATAATACTGCGTAATTGTTGCAAGTGATTACTCAAATCTGAAAATCGGAAATTAAGTATCCCTAATTTCTCCCCCATGTTATGTCTTGATCTTTGTTATAAAACAATTTACCATTTGGCAACACACTGTGTTGCTCTCTTAGGACACACTGAACTAATTACAAAGTCAAAGTTCTTACATAACCATGTCAATTTCATCATACAATTATCTGTTATGACAGTGTCTATTGCAGTGTTGTTAAATCAGTTCTTATTTGGTGGAGTGTCAGTATAAAGT is a window encoding:
- the hmox2b gene encoding heme oxygenase 2 produces the protein MSAEKMETSANVSNGASPVYEEKEDALSPEDLSEMLAAGTKEVHEKAENTPFVKDFLRGRIRKELFKLGAVALYYTYTAMEEEIERNKDHPHIAPLYFPAELHRHEALARDLEYFYGPDWQSKVSCSQATQGYVDRIHQVGQEDPVLLVAHAYTRYMGDLSGGQVLKKVAQRAMKLPPTGEGLEFYQFDAIHSAKSFKQLYRSRMNELELDMEIKKKLVDEAVKAFQFNMEVFEELEEIGKTIQEDVLDAGVPVHGAMGGDISKCPYYATKMAASGGMAYACQLAMAVLRHPTGQVLFATWFAALAGLAAWYLM